The Prosthecobacter algae genome has a segment encoding these proteins:
- a CDS encoding immunoglobulin domain-containing protein, whose translation MKTKRYSLNRLLTGTVLLLGTLSASAHIGYTGRDFGTVVPNAAPVTIANQAVTSNYGWADGTDADFGDGHKLRYYRFNLAAPAYVTISFSGSTNGGTKNGSIKPGFSVFQGLAHLAPITNAPGSADHDGAPITLAYLASLGGVAKEGAFRALADWRVGGENQPGPVFDFDAADGLSTFVFKGYAVDGNASLFGSAPGVVGDNNADGTVTKSLFLPAGDYSIFVGGANYTGQFPTPDATSYGLTGTISASAFTYAAGDPVEGGIGYQHQVTLGENSSGSFSGLVGAWSWEDNKLFGGDGQGTDPVGWTHTSNWAALHLQKDTVLTVTMARDANVPDPTEENPDAKADTSSMNPSMTLFRGLDNDGDDFHTYNNRGNIAWAEDIQYVDHVENSTEETITRSWFLRAGDYTFALGSNATADNLKKQGYSISFSTQSSGAVDPVPNTYLPPEYIGTGGIGYAHTVIAKVGDAGSFSNRVGAWSWEDSSLPSSPGQKSLGWTHTSNWLALKLEEEAYFSLTMESDDNVPWPSTENPDRKADTSHMKPSFTLYRGWDNDGSDNHTYSNKGNVLWAEDIRYLDHVDNSTASKVTRTWRLPPGEYTLALGSNATADTLLEQGYKVSYQALTAGAVVTGDPAAGGIGYSRVINVGRGDSGTFSDHVGSWSWEDQGLDADEPVGWTHQSRWLAVHIKDPLTLNITMARDANVSWPSTENPGRLAPVDKMNPSFTLYRGWDNDGSDSHIYSNSGNVAWAEDISYVDHYGNSSLGVITRSYTLAPGYYTFALGSNAPADERDTNRQGFSFTWTTGNPVVISPVITQQPKGVELVEGKKAALSVKASGPALSYQWSRNGKAIEDGTSDTLVIEETTLSDAGSYTVEVRNAAGWVTSTAASVAVVAVPVVVGFDIPDLIVGQPYQIQLTAINSPTAFAVKGLPRGLTFDSKTLLISGRPQVVSPLVTVEIIASNKAGKSEKTTDTFAVTSLATGVGGSFTGPLGRDASINGILGGLIKLQVTGTGALTGTVTLGGKSHKVAALLDTSLESPEASFSLPRPGQPALTVSLHVYAAAKAIYGEITDGTTVLPFIARQPLTPAGAYAGDYTLAMRLDELDVGDVSLPQGASIGAFKIAPTGAATGVIILADSTKLTFGGPLEQNGHLTVFGVLSKGVGSLLGAFDIEAPTTAGENSTTTGNLAVSEFSWFKGEVAKDRAYAEGFGPLDLQVIGRKYSTPASDELALGAQSSPGNAKITFTEGGAPDPETRLNLDTIELGLKTTKITEPNPAKVKLTVVAGAPGKFTPGTSGSFKGSFELTDNDTSVTPAKPLKRSANFQGMIVDDGESVKGYGFFMLPQMPTASPKTTAKTSPILSGAVLLEAIPTE comes from the coding sequence ATGAAAACTAAACGATACTCCCTGAACCGGCTTCTGACCGGCACGGTGCTCCTCCTGGGCACTCTGTCCGCATCAGCGCACATCGGTTATACTGGCCGTGACTTCGGCACGGTTGTGCCTAACGCGGCCCCCGTCACCATTGCCAATCAAGCCGTCACCAGCAATTATGGCTGGGCTGATGGCACCGACGCCGACTTCGGCGATGGCCACAAGCTGCGCTACTACCGCTTCAACCTTGCGGCACCGGCCTATGTCACCATCAGCTTCAGCGGCTCCACCAATGGCGGTACCAAGAACGGCAGCATCAAGCCTGGATTTTCTGTCTTCCAGGGCCTTGCTCACCTTGCCCCCATCACCAATGCGCCGGGCAGTGCAGACCATGACGGTGCTCCGATCACCTTGGCCTATCTGGCCAGCCTGGGCGGGGTGGCAAAGGAAGGCGCTTTCCGTGCGCTCGCGGACTGGCGAGTGGGTGGAGAGAACCAGCCTGGACCTGTTTTTGACTTCGATGCTGCCGATGGCCTGAGCACGTTCGTGTTCAAAGGCTATGCCGTGGATGGCAATGCCAGCCTCTTTGGTTCAGCACCTGGAGTCGTGGGAGACAACAATGCCGATGGGACGGTGACCAAGTCATTGTTCCTCCCCGCAGGAGACTATTCGATCTTTGTGGGGGGCGCGAACTATACGGGCCAGTTTCCCACCCCAGATGCGACCTCCTACGGCCTGACTGGCACAATTTCTGCCTCAGCCTTTACCTATGCTGCCGGTGATCCGGTGGAAGGTGGCATCGGCTATCAGCATCAGGTTACCTTGGGGGAAAACAGCTCTGGCAGCTTCAGCGGCCTTGTGGGTGCCTGGAGTTGGGAAGACAATAAATTGTTCGGCGGCGACGGCCAGGGCACCGACCCGGTAGGTTGGACACACACCTCCAACTGGGCAGCGCTGCATCTGCAAAAAGATACGGTCTTGACCGTCACCATGGCACGTGATGCCAACGTGCCGGACCCCACGGAGGAAAATCCGGACGCCAAAGCGGACACCTCATCCATGAATCCCTCCATGACGTTGTTTCGCGGACTGGACAATGATGGGGACGATTTCCATACCTATAACAACCGTGGCAACATTGCCTGGGCGGAAGACATCCAATACGTGGACCATGTGGAGAACTCCACCGAGGAAACCATCACCCGTTCCTGGTTCCTTCGTGCCGGAGACTACACCTTCGCGCTGGGCAGCAATGCCACGGCAGACAACCTCAAAAAGCAGGGGTACAGCATTTCATTCTCTACACAGTCCTCGGGAGCTGTCGATCCTGTGCCCAATACTTACCTGCCGCCTGAATACATTGGCACCGGAGGCATTGGTTATGCTCACACTGTCATCGCCAAGGTTGGTGATGCTGGCAGCTTCAGCAACCGCGTGGGAGCCTGGAGCTGGGAAGACAGTTCTTTGCCTTCTTCTCCTGGACAGAAATCTTTGGGCTGGACCCATACGAGCAACTGGCTCGCACTGAAGCTTGAAGAGGAGGCCTATTTCTCACTCACCATGGAGAGCGACGACAACGTCCCCTGGCCGAGCACCGAAAACCCTGACCGTAAGGCGGATACAAGCCACATGAAGCCCAGCTTCACCCTCTACCGCGGCTGGGACAACGACGGCTCTGACAATCACACCTACAGCAACAAAGGTAACGTGCTGTGGGCGGAAGACATCCGCTACCTGGACCATGTGGACAACTCCACCGCGAGCAAAGTCACCCGCACCTGGCGTCTGCCGCCCGGGGAATACACTCTCGCCCTGGGCAGCAATGCCACGGCAGACACCCTGCTGGAACAAGGCTACAAGGTTTCTTACCAGGCGCTCACGGCAGGTGCTGTCGTCACAGGAGATCCCGCCGCAGGCGGCATCGGCTACTCCCGTGTCATCAATGTGGGCCGCGGAGACAGCGGCACCTTTTCAGATCATGTCGGTTCATGGAGCTGGGAAGATCAAGGCCTCGATGCGGATGAACCTGTCGGCTGGACACACCAGAGTCGCTGGCTTGCCGTGCACATCAAAGATCCTCTGACGCTGAACATCACGATGGCTCGTGATGCCAATGTTTCATGGCCGAGCACCGAAAATCCTGGCCGCTTGGCCCCCGTCGATAAAATGAATCCGAGCTTCACACTCTATCGTGGCTGGGACAATGACGGCTCTGACAGCCACATTTACAGCAATAGTGGCAACGTTGCCTGGGCGGAAGATATTAGCTATGTGGACCACTACGGTAACAGTTCATTGGGGGTCATCACTCGCTCTTACACCCTCGCTCCCGGCTATTACACCTTCGCTCTCGGCAGCAATGCGCCAGCCGATGAGCGGGATACGAACCGTCAAGGATTCAGCTTCACCTGGACGACTGGAAATCCCGTCGTGATTTCCCCGGTGATTACGCAGCAGCCCAAGGGAGTCGAATTGGTGGAAGGAAAGAAAGCCGCTCTCAGCGTCAAAGCCAGCGGCCCAGCCCTTTCCTATCAATGGAGCCGTAATGGGAAAGCCATTGAGGACGGCACCTCCGACACTTTGGTGATCGAAGAGACCACCCTGAGTGATGCTGGCAGCTACACGGTGGAGGTGCGTAACGCAGCAGGTTGGGTTACTAGCACGGCCGCATCCGTGGCGGTTGTCGCAGTTCCCGTCGTGGTTGGTTTCGACATCCCTGATCTCATCGTTGGGCAGCCCTATCAGATCCAGCTCACGGCGATCAACAGCCCCACGGCCTTTGCTGTGAAGGGGCTTCCACGCGGGCTGACCTTTGATTCCAAGACACTTCTCATCAGTGGTCGCCCACAGGTGGTCAGTCCTCTGGTGACGGTTGAAATCATCGCCTCGAACAAAGCAGGCAAGAGTGAGAAGACCACGGACACCTTTGCGGTCACTTCCCTGGCCACAGGCGTGGGAGGCAGCTTCACAGGACCGCTGGGCCGTGATGCTTCTATCAATGGGATTCTTGGCGGCTTGATTAAACTCCAAGTCACTGGCACGGGTGCATTAACAGGCACCGTTACACTGGGTGGCAAGTCACACAAAGTAGCCGCACTTCTAGACACCTCGCTGGAATCACCGGAGGCCAGCTTCAGCTTGCCACGCCCTGGACAGCCCGCGTTGACTGTGTCTCTGCATGTCTATGCCGCAGCCAAAGCCATCTATGGTGAGATCACAGACGGCACGACCGTGCTGCCCTTTATCGCGCGTCAGCCGCTGACCCCGGCAGGTGCCTATGCTGGCGACTACACCTTGGCCATGCGGCTGGATGAGCTTGACGTAGGGGACGTGTCCCTACCTCAGGGAGCCAGTATCGGCGCTTTCAAAATCGCCCCTACTGGGGCCGCGACGGGTGTGATCATCCTGGCAGACAGCACCAAGCTGACCTTCGGGGGGCCCCTGGAACAAAATGGTCATTTGACCGTCTTCGGCGTCCTCTCCAAAGGCGTGGGTTCACTACTCGGAGCCTTCGACATCGAAGCTCCTACAACCGCGGGTGAAAACAGCACAACGACTGGAAATCTAGCCGTTTCTGAATTCTCCTGGTTCAAAGGCGAGGTCGCCAAAGACCGTGCCTATGCAGAGGGTTTTGGTCCCCTTGACCTCCAAGTCATTGGCCGCAAATACAGCACACCCGCCAGTGATGAACTCGCCCTGGGCGCTCAGTCCAGCCCAGGCAATGCCAAGATCACCTTCACCGAGGGTGGTGCGCCTGATCCTGAAACACGCCTGAATCTGGACACCATTGAGCTCGGTCTGAAAACGACCAAGATCACTGAGCCGAACCCCGCCAAGGTCAAACTGACGGTGGTCGCAGGTGCCCCAGGCAAATTCACGCCTGGCACCAGCGGCAGTTTCAAGGGCAGCTTTGAGCTGACAGACAATGACACCAGTGTGACACCCGCGAAGCCACTGAAACGCTCTGCCAATTTCCAGGGCATGATCGTGGACGATGGTGAAAGCGTGAAAGGTTACGGCTTCTTCATGCTGCCGCAAATGCCGACCGCCAGCCCGAAAACGACCGCGAAGACCTCGCCGATTCTCTCGGGTGCTGTCCTGCTGGAAGCTATCCCGACCGAATAG
- a CDS encoding response regulator transcription factor, producing the protein MPHIWIIEDNAAFRRGTERALTMKPHAHEVRAFMSCEDAIEALHCPHLPDVILLDVGLPGMDGIEGITHLKSRAPAASILILTVFEDDDKIFRAICAGASGYLLKSEPMAQVITSIDQAIAGGSPMNPRIATRVLAMFAQLAPAKKDYGLDEREQAVLKCMVAGMPRKQIAEATSLNPHTADYVTRSIYRKLHVNCATAAVSKAVAERLVEDR; encoded by the coding sequence ATGCCACACATCTGGATCATCGAAGACAACGCCGCCTTTCGCCGGGGCACAGAACGTGCGCTGACGATGAAGCCCCATGCACATGAGGTGCGGGCGTTCATGAGCTGCGAAGATGCGATTGAGGCGCTGCATTGCCCCCACTTGCCGGACGTGATCCTGCTGGATGTGGGACTGCCCGGCATGGATGGCATTGAAGGCATCACGCATCTGAAAAGCCGTGCTCCCGCCGCCAGCATTCTGATTCTCACGGTCTTCGAAGATGATGACAAAATCTTCCGCGCCATTTGCGCTGGTGCCTCCGGTTACCTTTTGAAATCCGAGCCCATGGCCCAGGTTATCACCTCGATTGATCAAGCGATCGCCGGTGGCTCGCCCATGAATCCACGCATCGCCACGCGAGTGCTTGCCATGTTCGCGCAGCTCGCCCCAGCGAAGAAGGACTACGGCCTGGATGAGCGTGAGCAGGCGGTTTTGAAATGCATGGTCGCCGGAATGCCGCGCAAACAAATCGCCGAAGCCACGAGCCTGAATCCTCACACCGCAGACTACGTGACCCGCAGCATTTACCGCAAGCTCCACGTCAACTGCGCAACTGCTGCCGTTTCCAAAGCGGTGGCAGAGAGATTGGTGGAGGATCGGTAA
- a CDS encoding IclR family transcriptional regulator — MPAKRREPTSPLNRYRVPILDRTLDLLERLSQHPEGLTLTAMTEGLAMPKNSVFRILTTLTLRGYAERDESTKVYRLSRKLLSVSHGAIGGQRLLQAASAVLTALRDATGETALLGTLSGSQGVVLDQVASSHPVKVVVEVGHAFPLHTAAPAKAMLAFLSEDMRKALIQGIHFTKHTKTTLTSAKAFAAELAEVRDKGYALDRCEESETYACAAAPVFDARDEVIAAIWISGPSDRLPLSKLPAAAKVVADHAAKLSASMGRPATHRK; from the coding sequence ATGCCCGCAAAACGCCGAGAACCCACCAGTCCACTGAACCGATACCGGGTTCCGATTCTGGATCGTACCCTCGATCTGTTGGAGCGGCTCTCGCAGCATCCGGAAGGACTCACCTTGACCGCGATGACCGAGGGGCTGGCCATGCCGAAGAACTCCGTCTTCCGCATTCTCACCACGCTCACCCTGCGCGGCTACGCGGAGCGTGATGAGTCCACGAAGGTCTATCGCCTGAGCCGTAAGCTCCTCTCCGTGAGCCATGGTGCCATCGGTGGTCAGCGCCTGCTGCAGGCTGCCAGTGCCGTGCTCACCGCGCTACGAGATGCCACGGGAGAAACCGCGCTTCTTGGAACCCTATCGGGTTCGCAGGGGGTCGTGCTTGATCAAGTCGCGTCTTCTCATCCCGTGAAGGTCGTGGTGGAGGTAGGTCACGCTTTCCCGCTCCACACGGCCGCACCTGCAAAGGCGATGCTGGCCTTCCTTTCGGAAGACATGCGGAAAGCCCTGATCCAGGGCATTCACTTCACCAAACACACCAAGACCACCCTCACCTCCGCCAAAGCCTTCGCGGCTGAACTCGCCGAGGTGCGTGACAAAGGCTATGCCCTTGACCGCTGTGAGGAGAGCGAGACCTACGCCTGTGCTGCGGCACCTGTGTTTGATGCTAGAGATGAGGTCATCGCCGCGATATGGATCAGCGGACCGAGTGATCGTCTGCCTCTCTCCAAACTGCCCGCTGCTGCAAAAGTCGTTGCCGATCATGCAGCGAAACTTTCGGCATCCATGGGTCGTCCAGCCACTCATCGAAAATAA
- a CDS encoding SDR family oxidoreductase: MQSLISTLENATVIVTGGSRGYGAGIAEAFVKAGARVWITGRDAERLQTTAHKIGAIPFSADVADGQAWDRLIEEVLNNSGRLDVLVNNAGEGVKVCQTSEQTDEAIVRSLASNLTGAMLGCRRAAAIMQSQRSGLIVNIGSACSTHAWPGWSIYSAAKAGLLMFTRCLLTELRPHGVRVTSVMPSWGQTEFTEAANLPPRDPAILTQCISPADLGQLIVQTACLPPHLIAEEIKLWPMVQPMTQL, encoded by the coding sequence ATGCAGTCTCTCATATCAACTTTAGAAAACGCCACCGTCATCGTCACCGGAGGCTCACGCGGTTATGGAGCGGGTATTGCCGAGGCGTTTGTGAAAGCTGGAGCTCGTGTCTGGATCACCGGTCGTGATGCAGAAAGACTGCAAACGACCGCACACAAAATCGGGGCTATTCCTTTTTCTGCAGATGTGGCCGATGGGCAGGCCTGGGACAGGCTGATCGAAGAAGTGCTGAACAACAGCGGCAGGCTGGATGTGCTGGTGAATAACGCGGGAGAGGGAGTCAAAGTCTGCCAGACTAGCGAGCAGACGGACGAAGCCATCGTCCGCAGCCTGGCCAGCAATCTCACAGGTGCGATGCTGGGATGCCGACGTGCAGCGGCGATCATGCAGTCACAAAGAAGCGGCCTCATCGTGAACATTGGCAGCGCCTGCTCCACCCACGCTTGGCCAGGGTGGAGCATCTATTCGGCCGCCAAGGCGGGGCTGCTCATGTTCACACGCTGTCTGCTCACAGAGCTGCGGCCTCATGGCGTGCGGGTCACCTCCGTTATGCCATCGTGGGGGCAGACGGAGTTCACCGAGGCCGCAAACCTGCCTCCACGTGATCCAGCCATCCTCACGCAGTGCATCTCCCCTGCTGACCTGGGCCAGCTCATCGTGCAGACCGCTTGTCTGCCGCCGCACCTCATCGCGGAGGAGATCAAGCTCTGGCCAATGGTGCAGCCGATGACTCAACTTTAA
- a CDS encoding DEAD/DEAH box helicase family protein: MGAWFVQGSPQAKVSVANTTEWGTARYAALDLIQDCLNLKTPTVYDRDENGNPYVNATETEGARDRQEKIKERFKTWVWEDDDRRERLCRLYNDQYNSERLRVFNGAHLTLPASSRQVTLRPHQKDAVWRIIQSRNTLLAHAVGAGKTYTMVAAAIEMKRLGLARKPLFAVPNHMLSQFSTELLTLYPNATILAAGKDDFAKDRRAQLFSRIATGNWDAVIVTHSSFEKIPLSASARKEFIEAQIEEIEDVIREQKSETRGTRLVKELERVRKRLEFKLDSLSAEEKKDQTLTFEELGVDRLFVDEAHKFKNLFYTTKMTRVAGLPQTASERAFDLFLKVGHIQQRNGGGGVVFATGTPISNTMAEMFTMQRYLQMASLRRLGLQHFDSWAGTFGETVTAMELSPDGAGYRLQHRFARFVNVPELMQQFRQTADVQTADMLKLPIPKLETGRPIIASAPCSSRLQKFVETLVKRSEQIKGGKVNPKDDNMLKITSEGRLAALDFRLIAPAAPDAPDSKVNLAVEKIHRIWLDSSPQKSAQLVFCDLSTPKKGQREFSVYDDIRAKLIAHGVPEKEIAFIQDHDTDTGKAALFRAVREGDVRILLGSTLKMGEGTNVQHRLIALHHLDAPWRPSDIEQREGRILRQGNTNEFVSVFRYVTEGSFDAYMWQTLETKARFIAQVMIGDATMRKAEDVDATALSYAEVKAIASGNPMVIEKAQVDAEVIRFNRLRRQHMDSQHSIRLRIKSAEHNVTVEEKFVANLQQDLATRTPTRGDNFTMTINGNHYDERVEAGRQLVFIGAALKPMQSSRKIGSVAGFPISLHRLDARIELRIHGKNTYQATVSDSPQGTIGSLEHALGEMESQQADSEENLKRLGKRIGELKTQLDVPFEHQEKLESAEKRQQEIIAALDLSKNQASTQVDEQAETETESLTTARSMRQGVKV; the protein is encoded by the coding sequence GTGGGCGCATGGTTCGTGCAGGGCAGTCCGCAGGCCAAGGTTTCCGTGGCCAATACCACCGAGTGGGGCACGGCGCGATATGCCGCCCTCGATCTGATTCAGGATTGCCTTAACCTGAAAACGCCCACCGTCTATGACCGGGACGAAAACGGGAATCCCTACGTCAACGCCACCGAGACAGAAGGCGCGCGCGACCGGCAGGAGAAGATCAAAGAGCGGTTCAAGACGTGGGTATGGGAGGACGACGATCGCCGGGAAAGGCTCTGCCGCCTCTACAACGACCAATACAATTCCGAGCGTCTTCGTGTCTTCAACGGCGCTCACTTGACCCTGCCCGCCAGCAGTCGCCAGGTCACGCTGCGCCCTCACCAGAAAGATGCCGTCTGGCGCATTATCCAGAGCAGGAACACGCTTCTGGCCCATGCCGTGGGCGCGGGCAAAACCTACACGATGGTGGCCGCCGCCATCGAAATGAAGCGTCTCGGGCTGGCCCGCAAACCCTTGTTCGCCGTGCCCAATCACATGCTTTCGCAGTTTTCCACGGAGCTTCTCACCCTTTACCCCAACGCCACCATTCTCGCGGCGGGTAAGGATGACTTTGCGAAGGATCGCCGCGCCCAGCTTTTCAGCCGCATCGCCACCGGGAATTGGGACGCTGTGATCGTCACCCATTCCAGCTTTGAGAAAATCCCGCTCTCCGCCAGCGCCCGGAAGGAGTTCATTGAAGCGCAGATTGAGGAAATCGAGGATGTCATCCGCGAACAAAAGTCTGAGACGCGCGGAACGCGCTTGGTCAAGGAACTGGAGCGCGTGCGCAAACGGCTTGAGTTCAAATTGGATTCCCTCTCTGCCGAGGAAAAGAAAGACCAGACGCTGACCTTTGAGGAATTGGGCGTGGATCGCCTGTTTGTCGATGAGGCCCACAAGTTCAAAAATTTGTTCTACACCACCAAAATGACCCGTGTGGCCGGATTGCCGCAAACGGCGTCGGAGCGGGCTTTCGATTTGTTCCTGAAGGTGGGGCACATTCAGCAACGCAACGGCGGCGGGGGCGTCGTTTTCGCCACCGGGACACCCATCTCCAACACGATGGCGGAGATGTTCACCATGCAGCGCTATCTGCAAATGGCGTCGCTTCGTCGTCTCGGGCTTCAGCACTTCGATTCATGGGCCGGGACATTCGGGGAAACGGTGACGGCGATGGAACTCAGTCCCGATGGAGCAGGCTACCGTCTGCAACACCGCTTCGCGCGTTTCGTCAACGTGCCGGAACTCATGCAGCAGTTCCGCCAGACGGCAGACGTGCAGACAGCCGACATGCTCAAGCTGCCGATTCCCAAACTGGAAACCGGGCGGCCCATCATCGCCAGCGCCCCGTGCAGTTCACGTCTCCAGAAATTTGTCGAAACACTGGTCAAGCGATCGGAGCAGATCAAAGGCGGAAAGGTGAATCCGAAGGATGACAACATGCTGAAAATTACCTCGGAGGGGAGATTGGCCGCTCTGGACTTTCGTCTGATTGCGCCTGCCGCTCCAGACGCCCCGGATTCCAAGGTGAATCTTGCGGTGGAGAAAATTCATCGCATCTGGCTCGATTCCTCGCCTCAGAAAAGCGCCCAGCTTGTTTTCTGCGACCTCTCCACTCCGAAGAAGGGGCAGCGGGAATTTTCCGTGTATGACGACATCCGCGCCAAGCTGATTGCCCACGGCGTTCCTGAAAAAGAAATCGCCTTCATTCAGGATCACGACACCGACACGGGAAAAGCCGCGCTGTTCAGAGCGGTGCGAGAGGGAGACGTGCGCATCCTCTTGGGCAGCACCCTGAAAATGGGCGAAGGAACCAACGTGCAACACCGTCTTATCGCGCTGCATCATTTGGATGCTCCGTGGCGTCCCTCCGACATCGAACAGCGCGAGGGCCGCATTCTCCGGCAGGGCAATACCAACGAGTTTGTCAGCGTTTTCCGTTATGTCACCGAGGGCAGCTTCGACGCTTATATGTGGCAGACCTTGGAGACAAAGGCGCGCTTCATCGCTCAGGTGATGATCGGGGACGCCACCATGCGCAAGGCGGAGGACGTGGACGCCACCGCTCTCAGTTACGCCGAGGTGAAGGCGATTGCCTCCGGCAATCCGATGGTCATTGAAAAGGCCCAGGTGGATGCCGAAGTCATCCGTTTCAACCGCCTGCGCCGTCAGCACATGGACAGCCAGCATTCCATTCGTCTGCGGATCAAGAGCGCCGAGCATAACGTGACCGTGGAAGAAAAATTCGTCGCCAACCTTCAGCAAGACCTCGCGACCCGCACGCCGACACGTGGCGACAACTTCACCATGACCATTAACGGCAACCATTACGACGAACGGGTCGAGGCCGGCCGTCAGTTGGTCTTCATCGGGGCCGCGCTCAAACCCATGCAGTCCAGCCGCAAAATCGGCTCCGTCGCCGGGTTTCCCATCTCACTTCATCGGCTGGATGCCCGTATCGAACTGCGTATTCACGGGAAGAACACCTATCAGGCGACGGTTAGCGACAGCCCGCAAGGAACCATCGGTTCACTGGAGCACGCCCTTGGCGAAATGGAATCCCAGCAGGCCGACTCGGAGGAGAATCTGAAGCGCCTTGGAAAACGCATCGGGGAATTGAAGACCCAGCTCGATGTTCCGTTTGAACATCAGGAAAAGCTGGAAAGCGCCGAGAAGCGTCAGCAGGAAATCATCGCCGCTTTGGATCTCTCCAAGAATCAGGCCAGCACCCAGGTGGACGAGCAAGCCGAGACCGAAACCGAATCACTGACTACGGCCCGTTCGATGCGGCAGGGTGTGAAAGTGTGA
- a CDS encoding TrbI/VirB10 family protein has translation MNPRDAVQFMKSRTGAFLIFLVLCVIGYFIVRGFRPPGSKEPPLEPPAKQTPQVVQSVTKDMTPFRPPREETKPAPPPAAKPEAKPKPLPPLSLFAQPPALPDTRSELSKDYAPFGRLISCQLIITVDSSALDTPIIGLITEDVWHDGRLIVPVGTEVHGTARVDRMRERIASQGQWTLVWQDGKEMRLSGIALDREKEANGEGWAITDGSAGLRGQLLKSDDYAEVKLFVASFLSGAAGAFTERESTLLGSQATATVGNAGLGGIQQVLNTYARQIMDTIEREGFYVRVPAGKQFYLYVTETMDASNASVGGTRIPLTTTAKP, from the coding sequence ATGAACCCGCGCGATGCCGTCCAATTCATGAAGTCGCGCACGGGCGCATTCCTCATCTTCCTCGTCCTGTGCGTGATCGGTTACTTTATCGTTCGCGGTTTCCGGCCGCCCGGCTCCAAGGAACCGCCGCTCGAACCTCCCGCGAAGCAAACCCCGCAGGTCGTGCAGTCCGTCACCAAGGACATGACGCCTTTCCGCCCTCCACGGGAGGAAACCAAACCCGCTCCTCCGCCAGCGGCCAAGCCCGAAGCCAAGCCGAAACCGCTTCCACCGTTGAGCCTGTTCGCCCAGCCGCCCGCGTTGCCTGATACGCGAAGCGAGTTGAGCAAGGACTACGCGCCCTTTGGTCGCCTCATCTCCTGCCAGCTCATCATCACGGTGGATTCCTCCGCGCTCGACACGCCGATTATCGGCCTCATTACCGAGGACGTATGGCACGACGGACGCCTGATTGTCCCCGTTGGCACCGAGGTTCACGGAACCGCCCGCGTGGATCGGATGCGCGAACGCATCGCCAGCCAGGGCCAATGGACATTGGTCTGGCAGGACGGAAAGGAAATGCGCCTTTCCGGCATTGCCCTCGACCGCGAGAAGGAAGCCAACGGAGAAGGCTGGGCCATCACCGATGGCAGCGCCGGACTGCGCGGCCAGCTTCTCAAAAGCGACGATTACGCGGAGGTGAAATTGTTCGTCGCTTCGTTTTTGAGCGGAGCCGCCGGAGCCTTCACCGAACGCGAAAGCACGCTGCTTGGCTCACAGGCCACGGCCACCGTTGGCAACGCCGGGTTGGGAGGCATCCAGCAGGTGCTCAATACCTACGCCCGCCAGATCATGGATACCATCGAACGGGAGGGGTTCTACGTCCGCGTTCCCGCTGGCAAACAGTTCTACCTCTACGTCACCGAAACGATGGACGCCTCCAATGCTTCCGTTGGTGGCACCCGCATCCCACTCACCACCACCGCCAAACCATGA